Proteins from a single region of Bradyrhizobium diazoefficiens:
- a CDS encoding response regulator transcription factor: MEPPPSQENGDQPIVFIVDDDASMRRALTNLFESVGLKVETFGSAPQLLQAKPPQVPSCLVLDIRLPGASGLDLQSDLAKANIQTPIIFITGHADVPMTVRAMKGGAIDFLTKPVRDQDILDAVQAAIERDRKRRDLNKTVSNVRSRFESLSSRERDVLALVTSGLMNKQVAAQLGLAEITVKIYRGQIMRKMGAKSLADLVRMSEALGIRPSRSDVQT, translated from the coding sequence ATGGAGCCTCCGCCGTCGCAGGAGAACGGTGATCAGCCGATCGTCTTCATCGTCGACGACGACGCTTCCATGCGCCGTGCGCTCACCAACCTTTTCGAGTCGGTCGGCCTCAAGGTCGAAACGTTCGGCTCGGCGCCGCAACTCCTCCAGGCCAAGCCGCCGCAAGTACCCAGTTGCCTTGTGCTCGACATTCGCCTGCCCGGAGCCAGCGGCCTTGACCTGCAGTCCGATCTTGCCAAGGCAAATATCCAAACGCCTATTATTTTCATTACCGGTCACGCTGATGTTCCCATGACCGTTCGGGCCATGAAAGGCGGCGCGATCGATTTTCTGACCAAGCCGGTCCGCGACCAGGACATCCTGGACGCAGTCCAGGCCGCGATCGAGCGAGACCGCAAGCGTCGCGATCTCAATAAGACGGTCTCCAACGTCAGATCACGCTTCGAGTCACTCAGCTCGCGGGAGCGGGATGTATTGGCCCTGGTGACGTCCGGCCTGATGAACAAGCAAGTGGCCGCCCAACTCGGACTGGCGGAAATCACCGTCAAAATCTATCGCGGCCAGATCATGCGCAAAATGGGCGCGAAGTCCCTGGCCGACCTCGTGAGGATGAGCGAGGCGCTCGGGATTCGGCCCAGCCGATCCGACGTACAAACCTAA
- a CDS encoding response regulator produces MSAASVISVLDDDPYVRAAINNLLESRGYTVHTFASAEEFLSSTDSNRSSCVVADVQMPIKTGIDLLTQMRAQGSATPFILITSFPDESVRTRALKAGATCFLGKPFAVADLMECLERALAAGDETME; encoded by the coding sequence TTGTCAGCGGCTTCGGTCATTTCGGTGCTTGATGACGACCCCTACGTGCGGGCGGCGATCAACAATCTCTTGGAATCGCGCGGGTATACCGTCCACACATTCGCCTCCGCCGAAGAATTTTTGAGTTCGACCGATTCCAACCGTAGCTCCTGCGTCGTCGCCGACGTGCAGATGCCGATCAAGACTGGAATCGATCTGTTGACGCAGATGCGCGCGCAGGGCTCGGCTACGCCGTTCATCTTGATCACATCTTTCCCGGATGAGAGCGTTCGTACGCGTGCGCTCAAGGCCGGGGCAACCTGTTTTCTCGGTAAGCCGTTCGCCGTCGCGGATCTGATGGAATGCCTGGAGCGGGCGCTAGCAGCAGGTGACGAAACCATGGAGTGA
- a CDS encoding PAS domain S-box protein — protein MKPGRAATFGKSAAQFLVGYVRQAVIPKPRTVPGDAGLLEAVKQWQQVFEHNPVMYFMVDPAGTVINVNTFGAAQLGYTAVELIGRSVLDVFFEEDRDFVRACVALCLETVDQSHTWEIRKVRKDGSVLWVRENAKTMLRAEGGPIVLVACENITERKEAENALRQSEAYLAQAQELSHTGSFGWRSATGEITWSKETYRIFQCDEGTKPQIPFMLQRIHPDDRLAVQRTTGRAAREGKDYDHEYRLVMPDGSIKYVRAVARAMRDSGGRVEFVGSVSDITATKEAERRLRESEQRFRDYAETASDWFWETGPDHRVTHISQHSDTVTTPAGLIGLTRWDIAPDADLEPEKWQRHRAALDAHVPFRDLVYRSRDRNGQPIYVRTSGKPFFDADGSFLGYRGVCTDVTAAIRADQAEQALRKAQAELAHVTRVTTLGELTASIAHEINQPLAAVIANADACLAWLQRSPPDLKAAHRSVEWIIEDGKRASDVIGRVRALAKRTDIEMVPLDANLVVREAVALVQREMASHAVSVRMELSSCLPKIFGDRIQLQQVLINLIMNGIEAMEDVHDRPRELAIRSAADGEGAMRVSVADCGVGIDDQAIDRLFTPFFTTKSGGMGMGLSICRSIIEAHGGRLSAAPNQSGGATFQITLPLHREEAS, from the coding sequence ATGAAGCCGGGCCGAGCAGCAACGTTCGGGAAGTCAGCCGCGCAATTCCTCGTCGGCTACGTCAGGCAAGCTGTCATCCCCAAGCCGCGCACCGTGCCCGGTGACGCCGGCCTGCTGGAGGCGGTCAAGCAGTGGCAGCAAGTCTTCGAGCACAATCCGGTCATGTACTTCATGGTCGATCCGGCTGGAACCGTGATCAACGTGAACACGTTCGGCGCCGCACAGTTGGGCTATACGGCCGTGGAGTTAATTGGCCGATCGGTGCTGGACGTCTTCTTCGAGGAAGATCGCGATTTCGTCCGCGCGTGTGTCGCACTGTGCCTTGAGACCGTTGATCAGTCACACACCTGGGAAATCCGCAAGGTTCGCAAGGACGGCTCGGTGCTTTGGGTGCGCGAGAACGCCAAGACCATGCTGCGGGCCGAGGGCGGGCCCATCGTTCTGGTCGCCTGCGAGAACATCACCGAGCGCAAGGAAGCGGAGAATGCTCTGCGACAGAGCGAAGCTTACCTCGCCCAGGCGCAGGAATTGAGCCACACCGGCAGCTTCGGCTGGAGGTCCGCAACCGGCGAGATCACATGGTCCAAGGAGACCTATCGTATCTTCCAATGCGATGAGGGGACCAAGCCGCAGATCCCGTTCATGCTCCAGCGGATCCATCCGGACGATCGGCTCGCAGTCCAGCGGACCACGGGTCGGGCGGCGCGCGAGGGAAAAGACTACGACCACGAATATCGGCTCGTGATGCCCGACGGCTCCATCAAGTACGTCCGAGCGGTGGCCCGGGCCATGCGAGACTCCGGCGGGCGCGTGGAGTTCGTCGGATCGGTGAGCGACATCACGGCAACCAAAGAGGCAGAGCGCAGGCTTCGTGAGAGTGAGCAGCGCTTTCGCGACTATGCCGAAACCGCCTCCGACTGGTTCTGGGAGACGGGGCCAGACCATCGCGTCACCCATATCTCGCAACACTCCGACACCGTCACCACCCCCGCGGGCCTGATCGGGCTCACGCGTTGGGACATTGCCCCGGACGCCGATCTCGAGCCGGAAAAATGGCAACGACATCGGGCGGCGCTCGACGCCCACGTTCCGTTCCGCGATCTGGTGTACCGCAGCAGGGACCGGAATGGGCAGCCGATCTATGTCCGGACCAGCGGCAAGCCGTTCTTCGACGCCGACGGCAGTTTTCTCGGCTATCGCGGTGTCTGCACCGACGTAACCGCGGCGATCCGGGCCGATCAGGCCGAACAGGCGCTACGCAAGGCCCAAGCCGAGCTCGCTCATGTGACGCGCGTCACGACACTAGGCGAGTTGACGGCTTCGATTGCGCATGAAATCAACCAGCCGCTCGCTGCAGTGATCGCAAACGCCGACGCCTGCCTCGCCTGGCTGCAGCGCAGTCCGCCCGATCTCAAGGCGGCGCACCGTTCCGTGGAGTGGATCATCGAGGACGGCAAGCGTGCCAGCGACGTGATCGGTCGCGTTCGGGCGCTTGCCAAACGGACCGACATCGAGATGGTTCCGCTCGACGCAAACCTGGTCGTGCGCGAGGCCGTCGCGCTCGTTCAGCGCGAGATGGCCAGCCACGCCGTGTCGGTGCGAATGGAGCTGTCGTCGTGCCTGCCCAAAATCTTTGGCGATCGCATCCAACTGCAGCAGGTCCTGATCAACCTGATCATGAACGGGATCGAGGCCATGGAAGACGTCCATGACCGCCCGCGCGAGCTGGCGATCCGCTCTGCAGCGGATGGCGAGGGCGCGATGCGGGTGAGCGTCGCCGACTGCGGCGTTGGCATCGATGACCAGGCGATAGACCGCCTGTTCACGCCGTTCTTCACCACGAAGTCCGGCGGCATGGGTATGGGGCTGTCGATCTGCCGCTCTATTATCGAGGCCCATGGCGGACGACTTTCCGCCGCTCCGAACCAATCGGGCGGCGCGACTTTCCAGATCACCCTGCCCCTCCATCGCGAGGAAGCATCGTGA